Proteins encoded together in one Lachnospiraceae bacterium JLR.KK008 window:
- a CDS encoding ABC transporter permease, which produces MKAKNKNNVLSAQELYMKQHRDHHHCVAILRLVLLLLFLGVWELCADLGVIDSFFFSSPRQVLSCFLSMVADYSIFQHVGITLFETLASFFLVILIGLLSATLLWYSKSLSEIAEPYLVILNSLPKSALAPLFIVWLGTGMDTIIVAGTSVALFGCIISLYTGFHQVNEEKITLIRTLGGTKKDMFLKVVLPSSVPVILSTMKVNIGLALVGVIIGEFLAARKGLGYLIIYGSQVFQLHLVITSIIILCVIAMGLYQLIQYAEHWYKKRM; this is translated from the coding sequence ATGAAAGCTAAAAACAAAAACAATGTCCTTTCCGCCCAGGAACTTTACATGAAGCAGCACAGAGATCATCATCACTGTGTTGCCATCCTGCGCCTCGTTTTGCTGCTGCTGTTTTTGGGCGTCTGGGAATTGTGTGCGGATCTCGGGGTCATCGACAGTTTCTTTTTCAGCAGTCCCAGACAGGTACTCTCCTGTTTTCTGTCCATGGTAGCAGATTATTCGATTTTCCAGCATGTTGGCATCACCCTGTTTGAAACACTCGCCAGCTTTTTTCTCGTAATCCTGATCGGCCTGCTCTCTGCCACTTTGTTGTGGTATTCCAAAAGTCTGTCAGAGATCGCAGAACCTTACCTCGTCATCTTAAACAGCCTTCCCAAATCCGCACTGGCGCCGCTCTTTATCGTCTGGCTCGGTACCGGCATGGATACAATCATCGTCGCCGGCACTTCCGTCGCCCTGTTCGGCTGCATCATCAGCCTCTACACCGGCTTTCATCAGGTCAATGAAGAAAAGATCACGCTGATCCGCACACTCGGAGGAACAAAAAAAGATATGTTCCTGAAAGTTGTACTGCCCTCCTCCGTGCCCGTCATATTGAGCACGATGAAAGTGAACATCGGTCTGGCGCTTGTCGGCGTCATCATCGGAGAATTTCTCGCTGCCCGCAAGGGACTTGGCTATCTCATCATTTACGGCAGTCAGGTATTTCAGCTTCACCTCGTGATCACAAGTATTATCATTCTCTGTGTGATCGCCATGGGTCTGTACCAACTGATCCAATACGCAGAACACTGGTACAAGAAACGTATGTAA
- a CDS encoding hemolysin family protein, with protein sequence MDDDGPTAATIGSTKKLMKRISRVFRSRTDSDVTEKEIISMVNEGHEQGVLQASEAEMITNIFEFGDKEAQDIMTHRKNIIAIDGNMTLQEALTFIIGENKSRYPVYDGDIDHIIGILHFKDAVRAREGSKGASAAEKKVKSIKGLVREARFIPETRNIDVLFHNMRTMKIQMVIVIDEYGQTAGLIAMEDILEEIVGNIMDEYDEEEAHIKEKSENEYVIEGLTPLEELEERFGISFGEQTFETLNGFLISRMDKIPDDGEEYETDVDAYHFKVLSVKNKMIETVLVTKAGGQSPDSTDKDSGVDGCENES encoded by the coding sequence ATGGACGATGATGGGCCTACGGCCGCGACGATCGGTTCTACCAAAAAACTTATGAAAAGGATTTCCAGAGTGTTTCGCAGCCGCACGGACTCGGATGTGACAGAAAAAGAAATCATATCCATGGTCAATGAAGGACATGAACAGGGCGTTCTTCAGGCGAGCGAAGCGGAGATGATCACCAATATCTTTGAGTTTGGAGATAAGGAAGCTCAGGATATTATGACACACCGGAAAAATATCATCGCGATAGACGGTAATATGACATTACAGGAGGCGCTCACCTTTATTATCGGCGAAAATAAGAGCCGGTATCCGGTTTATGACGGAGACATCGATCATATCATTGGTATCCTGCATTTTAAAGACGCGGTCCGCGCAAGGGAAGGCAGCAAAGGTGCGTCGGCGGCGGAGAAGAAAGTAAAAAGTATCAAGGGTCTGGTACGGGAAGCGAGATTTATTCCGGAAACGAGAAACATCGATGTGCTGTTCCACAATATGCGGACGATGAAGATACAGATGGTGATCGTTATCGACGAGTATGGACAGACGGCCGGGCTGATCGCCATGGAGGATATACTGGAAGAGATCGTGGGCAATATCATGGATGAATACGATGAAGAGGAAGCACATATCAAAGAGAAGAGCGAAAACGAATATGTGATTGAAGGTCTGACTCCGCTCGAGGAGCTGGAAGAACGATTCGGCATCTCTTTCGGGGAGCAGACATTTGAGACATTGAACGGATTTCTGATCTCGCGGATGGATAAAATACCGGATGACGGCGAAGAGTATGAGACAGACGTGGACGCTTATCATTTTAAAGTGCTCTCCGTCAAAAATAAAATGATCGAGACGGTGCTTGTGACAAAGGCCGGAGGACAGTCGCCGGACAGTACGGACAAGGACTCTGGCGTGGATGGATGTGAAAACGAATCATAG
- a CDS encoding ABC transporter ATP-binding protein, whose amino-acid sequence MSSSILQLHNITYSYHSLTGEIPALFNISFDVKQGEFLAIVGPSGCGKSTLLSIIARLLTPEGGTIVFQNPDGSLNYPKTGYMLQHDHLLEWRTIFRNVMLGLEITHQETPENIAYAEKLLTDYELYRFRDKHPSELSGGMRQRAALIRTLVLNPDILLLDEPFSALDYQTRLSVSGDIGHIIRTTGKTAILITHDLSEAISLADRIIIMSARPATVRKEVEIHLTKTDDTPLSARSAPEFHHYFNLLWKELSHES is encoded by the coding sequence ATGAGTTCTTCCATATTACAGCTACACAACATTACTTATTCCTATCATAGCCTGACCGGAGAGATACCCGCTCTTTTTAATATTTCTTTTGATGTAAAGCAGGGAGAGTTCCTCGCGATCGTCGGCCCCAGCGGCTGCGGTAAGTCCACGCTTTTGTCGATCATCGCCAGACTGCTCACCCCTGAGGGCGGTACCATCGTCTTTCAGAATCCCGACGGTTCCCTGAATTATCCGAAAACAGGCTATATGCTCCAGCACGACCATCTTCTGGAATGGAGAACGATCTTCCGCAATGTCATGCTCGGTCTGGAGATCACACATCAGGAGACACCGGAAAATATCGCTTACGCGGAAAAGCTCCTGACCGATTATGAACTTTACAGATTCAGAGACAAACATCCGAGCGAATTATCCGGCGGTATGCGTCAGCGGGCGGCGCTGATCCGCACCCTTGTTCTCAACCCGGATATTCTGCTTCTGGATGAACCGTTCAGCGCCCTGGATTACCAGACAAGACTGTCCGTCTCCGGAGACATCGGCCATATCATCCGCACGACGGGAAAGACTGCTATCCTGATCACACATGATCTTTCGGAAGCCATCAGTCTGGCAGACCGCATCATCATTATGTCAGCCCGTCCTGCGACCGTCAGAAAAGAAGTGGAAATCCATCTGACAAAAACAGACGATACGCCGCTCTCCGCCAGAAGCGCTCCCGAATTTCATCATTACTTCAATCTTCTATGGAAGGAGCTGTCCCATGAAAGCTAA
- a CDS encoding bifunctional diguanylate cyclase/phosphodiesterase, whose amino-acid sequence MDELQYQIDLLKAMNQKLNSECSMYRMMIDTSSNAFLYCSYEDDCCLTVGNWDSFFDFPVRNRGDIARLFYIMREEDVTSLKEVIHVEERGGSDACGEFCRSDREQWMECKVKVVRDAHGRPKEKLLRFRDITRYKKQKDDLDYLAYYDSLTGLFNRNHFIKRLMDWIEKASVEKTIISVAFININNFRKINDGIGMLAGDEMIMQFGQFLQGLCTDETIMCAHLNADVYCMAIYDPLGERTMERIYQQIHERLQEPFVLMGNEISVTVSVGVAEYPEAAENALELIERAEIVMFKVKQNNQSGIRYFDAPVIHDFIQNARIEHKLRGAAFEKEFLLYFQPQYDTRKKQLRGVEALIRWRDEEGQIISPGEFIPIAEKSSLIINIGEWVVEKAVSTLAQWKKKFGVSLTMSVNISAIHFIQDGFARRLIQLVKQYEVSPKEIELEITETILVKDFARMTKKLELLRQYGIQTAIDDFGTGYSSFSYLRSLPIHAIKIDKSFVDSMLKDKTGNIIVESIVNMVNKLGYETIAEGVEKQEQFDYLKEIGCEYIQGFLLGKPMPGEQIEELLERQIWE is encoded by the coding sequence GTGGATGAATTACAATATCAAATCGATCTGTTAAAAGCGATGAACCAGAAATTAAACAGTGAATGTAGTATGTACCGGATGATGATAGACACATCGAGCAATGCGTTTCTCTACTGTTCTTATGAGGACGATTGCTGTTTGACAGTGGGAAACTGGGACAGCTTTTTTGATTTTCCGGTCAGGAACCGCGGTGATATTGCCAGACTGTTCTATATTATGAGAGAGGAGGATGTGACCTCTCTCAAAGAAGTGATCCATGTCGAAGAGCGGGGCGGTTCCGATGCCTGTGGAGAATTTTGCCGCAGTGACAGAGAACAGTGGATGGAATGCAAGGTAAAGGTAGTCCGGGATGCACATGGCAGGCCGAAAGAAAAACTGCTCCGATTCCGGGACATTACAAGGTATAAAAAGCAGAAGGATGATCTCGATTATCTGGCATATTATGACAGTCTGACCGGTTTGTTCAACCGAAACCATTTTATCAAGAGGCTGATGGACTGGATCGAAAAGGCCAGTGTGGAAAAGACGATTATCAGTGTCGCCTTTATCAATATTAATAATTTCCGGAAGATCAACGACGGGATCGGTATGTTGGCAGGAGATGAGATGATCATGCAGTTCGGGCAGTTTCTGCAGGGGCTGTGTACGGATGAAACGATTATGTGTGCTCATCTCAATGCGGACGTCTATTGTATGGCGATATATGATCCGCTTGGCGAACGGACGATGGAACGGATTTATCAACAGATTCATGAGCGGCTGCAGGAGCCGTTCGTGCTTATGGGCAATGAAATATCGGTCACGGTCAGTGTCGGTGTGGCCGAATATCCGGAAGCGGCGGAAAATGCACTGGAATTGATCGAGCGTGCGGAAATCGTCATGTTTAAGGTAAAGCAGAACAATCAAAGCGGCATCCGCTATTTTGATGCACCGGTGATTCATGATTTTATACAAAATGCGCGCATCGAACATAAACTGAGAGGGGCGGCTTTCGAAAAAGAATTTTTACTGTATTTCCAGCCACAGTATGATACAAGAAAGAAACAGCTTCGGGGCGTGGAAGCGCTCATCCGCTGGCGGGATGAAGAAGGGCAGATTATCAGTCCGGGAGAATTTATTCCGATCGCTGAGAAAAGCAGTCTGATCATCAACATCGGCGAATGGGTCGTGGAAAAAGCAGTTTCCACTCTTGCACAGTGGAAGAAAAAATTTGGAGTCAGCCTGACGATGTCCGTGAATATCTCGGCGATCCATTTCATTCAGGATGGGTTTGCCAGACGGCTGATTCAGCTCGTTAAGCAGTATGAGGTGTCTCCGAAAGAGATCGAGCTGGAGATCACAGAGACGATATTAGTGAAAGATTTTGCGCGCATGACGAAGAAGCTGGAGCTTTTGCGCCAGTATGGCATCCAGACAGCGATCGACGATTTCGGAACAGGTTATTCTTCCTTTTCTTACTTACGGAGTCTGCCGATCCATGCGATCAAGATCGATAAATCGTTTGTTGACTCTATGCTGAAGGACAAAACAGGGAATATTATCGTTGAGTCAATCGTAAATATGGTAAACAAACTGGGCTATGAGACGATCGCGGAAGGTGTGGAAAAACAGGAGCAGTTTGATTATCTGAAGGAGATCGGCTGTGAGTATATCCAGGGATTTCTGCTTGGGAAACCGATGCCGGGGGAACAGATCGAAGAATTACTGGAAAGACAGATATGGGAGTAG
- the asd gene encoding aspartate-semialdehyde dehydrogenase: protein MSDKLRVGILGGTGMVGQRFVSLLADHPWFEVTTIAASPRSAGKTYQEAVGSRWKMDTPMPEAAAKIVVMNVNEVERVAEQVDFVFSAVDMTKDEIKKIEEDYAKTETPVVSNNSAHRWTPDVPMMIPEINADHMEVIESQRKRLGTKRGFIAVKPNCSIQSYAPALAAWKEFEPYEVVATTYQAISGAGKTFQDWPEMVGNIIPYIGGEEEKSEKEPLRVLGTVEDGVVKPASLPLITCQCIRVPVLNGHTAAAFVKFRKKPTKEQLIEKLTAYRGLPQEQALPSAPKQFIQYMEEDNRPQVTLDVHFEQGMGISIGRLREDTVYDWKFVGLSHNTVRGAAGGSVLCAEMLKASGYITKKQ from the coding sequence ATGAGCGATAAGTTAAGAGTTGGTATTTTAGGCGGTACAGGTATGGTAGGGCAGAGATTTGTCTCTTTGCTGGCAGATCATCCGTGGTTTGAGGTGACGACGATTGCGGCCAGTCCCCGTTCCGCGGGAAAGACTTATCAGGAGGCGGTAGGCAGCAGATGGAAAATGGATACGCCGATGCCGGAGGCGGCCGCAAAGATCGTCGTGATGAATGTGAATGAAGTGGAGCGGGTGGCAGAGCAGGTTGACTTTGTTTTCAGCGCCGTGGATATGACAAAAGATGAGATCAAAAAGATTGAGGAGGATTATGCAAAAACAGAGACTCCGGTCGTCTCCAACAACAGTGCCCACCGGTGGACTCCGGATGTACCAATGATGATTCCGGAGATCAATGCGGACCATATGGAAGTGATCGAATCTCAGAGAAAGAGACTCGGTACGAAGAGAGGGTTTATTGCGGTGAAACCGAATTGTTCCATTCAGAGCTATGCGCCGGCTCTGGCGGCGTGGAAAGAATTCGAGCCCTATGAGGTGGTGGCCACGACTTATCAGGCGATCTCCGGGGCAGGAAAAACGTTTCAGGACTGGCCGGAGATGGTGGGTAATATTATTCCCTATATCGGTGGCGAGGAAGAGAAATCAGAAAAAGAGCCGCTGCGCGTGCTCGGTACCGTGGAGGACGGCGTCGTGAAACCGGCATCCCTTCCTCTGATTACTTGTCAGTGTATTCGTGTACCGGTACTGAACGGGCATACGGCGGCTGCGTTTGTGAAATTCAGAAAAAAGCCCACGAAAGAGCAGTTAATCGAAAAACTGACAGCTTACCGGGGACTCCCTCAGGAGCAGGCACTTCCGAGTGCGCCGAAGCAATTTATTCAATATATGGAGGAGGACAACAGGCCGCAGGTAACGCTCGATGTGCATTTTGAGCAGGGGATGGGCATTTCAATCGGACGTCTGCGGGAAGATACGGTCTATGACTGGAAATTTGTAGGACTTTCTCACAATACGGTGAGAGGAGCGGCCGGAGGCAGTGTGCTCTGCGCCGAAATGTTGAAGGCATCAGGATATATTACAAAAAAGCAGTAA
- a CDS encoding ATP-dependent Clp protease proteolytic subunit has translation MSKSKNNHKNNTGKNSAESTEKEKIESKENADAKEKREQEKHRDERIEETGQTTIGNIHLITIIGEVEGHDNLGNNAKTTKYEHILPQLAAIEDSREIQGLLVLLNTMGGDVEAGLAIAEMIGSLSKPTVSLVLGGSHSIGVPIATSTDYSFIVPTGTMVIHPVRMNGMVIGAPQTFDYFKQMQDRITGFVCSHCKVTRARMEEMMMATGILTKDVGTILVGEEAVKEGLINEVGGIKEAMSKLYALMGESR, from the coding sequence ATGTCGAAAAGTAAAAACAATCATAAAAATAATACCGGGAAAAACAGCGCGGAAAGTACGGAAAAAGAAAAAATAGAATCAAAGGAGAACGCGGACGCGAAAGAGAAGCGGGAACAGGAGAAACACCGGGATGAGCGGATCGAAGAGACCGGACAGACGACGATCGGCAATATTCATCTGATTACGATCATCGGCGAGGTGGAAGGACATGACAATCTGGGCAACAATGCCAAGACGACCAAATATGAACATATTCTGCCCCAGCTGGCGGCGATCGAGGACAGCAGGGAAATTCAGGGGCTGCTCGTGCTGCTAAACACGATGGGTGGAGATGTGGAGGCGGGGCTGGCCATAGCGGAGATGATTGGTTCCCTGAGCAAACCAACGGTATCGTTAGTGCTCGGTGGCAGTCATTCGATCGGGGTGCCGATTGCCACGAGCACGGACTATTCTTTTATCGTGCCTACGGGAACGATGGTCATCCATCCAGTGCGGATGAACGGCATGGTGATCGGCGCGCCGCAGACATTTGACTATTTTAAACAGATGCAGGACCGGATCACCGGTTTTGTGTGCAGTCATTGTAAGGTGACGAGAGCGCGCATGGAAGAGATGATGATGGCAACCGGAATTCTCACAAAAGACGTGGGAACGATTCTTGTGGGAGAGGAAGCCGTGAAAGAAGGACTGATTAACGAGGTCGGCGGGATCAAAGAAGCGATGAGTAAATTATATGCTCTGATGGGAGAATCGAGATAA
- a CDS encoding DUF234 domain-containing protein, translating to MGVAGEAMAEIEGTELQYLNRYYEADGSQLIVLYGQKNIGMAELLRAFCQGKPQSFYRARPCSEREQRYLWGNELKEEGATLEEYPSFSELFDSMIRRRTEKKVIVIEEFHNIVRQSQEFMQSVTQFLHNEWNNQQVMVLLCSTYIGWIENSMIEKIGEAAYEISGFVKMKEKRFFDMVRRFTDNTRQQQIETYAVLGGFPGLWEHFEEGLPLRDNICRYILRRGCFLHEEALRMVAEELRETYVYHAILTALASGKQKLNDLYLHTGFSRAKISVYLKNLMELEIVEKVFSYDTEGRENAQKGVYRICNQFVHFYFRYLYPHMSRLDMLDEETYYDIYIEPDLRNFTASVFGQVCREYMEYLNLRGELPFVYTKTGEWVGKVGNIDIIAQDEEGHTLIGLCNWETSVMPYEDYEWLAFCARKAKLSADHVYLFSAYRFDEKLIQEAEMRDDLHLIDLDTF from the coding sequence ATGGGAGTAGCAGGTGAGGCCATGGCAGAAATAGAAGGAACCGAACTGCAGTATCTGAATCGTTATTATGAGGCGGACGGCAGTCAGTTAATTGTTTTATACGGACAAAAAAATATCGGTATGGCAGAGCTGCTCAGGGCGTTCTGCCAGGGAAAACCCCAGTCGTTTTATCGGGCGCGCCCCTGTTCGGAAAGAGAGCAGCGCTATCTGTGGGGAAATGAACTGAAAGAGGAAGGCGCCACGCTCGAAGAGTATCCGTCGTTTTCAGAGCTGTTTGACTCTATGATCCGAAGACGGACGGAAAAGAAAGTGATCGTGATCGAGGAGTTTCATAATATTGTCAGACAGAGCCAGGAATTTATGCAGTCAGTGACTCAGTTCCTCCACAATGAGTGGAACAATCAGCAGGTGATGGTATTGCTTTGCTCGACTTACATCGGCTGGATCGAAAACAGCATGATCGAGAAAATCGGGGAAGCCGCTTACGAGATCTCAGGATTTGTGAAGATGAAGGAGAAGCGGTTCTTTGATATGGTGCGTCGTTTTACGGATAATACGAGGCAGCAGCAGATCGAGACGTATGCGGTTCTTGGTGGATTCCCCGGTCTTTGGGAGCATTTTGAGGAAGGACTGCCTTTAAGGGATAATATATGCCGTTATATTTTGCGAAGAGGCTGTTTCCTGCATGAGGAGGCGCTGAGGATGGTAGCGGAAGAACTGCGGGAAACCTATGTGTATCATGCGATACTGACTGCTCTTGCCTCGGGAAAGCAAAAGCTGAATGATCTGTATCTTCACACAGGATTTTCCCGTGCCAAGATCAGTGTATATTTGAAAAATCTGATGGAACTGGAGATTGTGGAAAAAGTATTTTCTTATGATACGGAAGGGCGCGAGAACGCACAGAAAGGAGTGTACCGGATCTGTAATCAGTTCGTACATTTTTATTTCCGTTATCTGTATCCGCATATGAGCCGGTTGGATATGCTGGATGAGGAGACCTATTATGATATTTACATAGAACCCGACTTGCGAAATTTCACGGCTTCCGTTTTCGGACAGGTGTGCAGGGAATATATGGAATATCTGAATCTGCGGGGCGAGCTGCCCTTTGTCTACACAAAAACGGGGGAATGGGTCGGAAAAGTAGGAAATATTGACATCATTGCCCAGGACGAAGAGGGACATACGCTGATCGGACTGTGCAACTGGGAGACATCGGTGATGCCTTATGAAGACTATGAATGGCTGGCATTTTGTGCCAGAAAGGCTAAATTATCGGCGGACCACGTCTATCTGTTTTCCGCGTACCGTTTTGATGAAAAGCTCATACAGGAGGCAGAGATGCGGGATGATCTTCATCTGATTGATTTGGATACATTTTGA
- a CDS encoding YebC/PmpR family DNA-binding transcriptional regulator — translation MSGHSKFANIKHKKEKNDAAKGKIFTIIGREIAVAVKEGGPDVSNNYKLAAVVAKAKANNMPNDTIERGIKKAAGDAGNVNYEYVTYEGYGPSGIAIIVDALTDNKNRTAANVRSAFTKGHGNIGTQGCVSFMFDKKGQIIIDKEEYDADADDLMMTALDAGAEDFSEEEDSYEIITGPDDFEGVRKALEEAGIVMASAEVTMIPQTYVELKEEADIKNLQRTLDLLDDDDDVQAVYTNWDE, via the coding sequence ATGTCAGGACATTCAAAATTTGCGAACATTAAACATAAGAAAGAGAAAAATGACGCTGCAAAGGGAAAGATCTTTACGATCATCGGCAGAGAAATCGCGGTAGCCGTCAAAGAGGGCGGACCAGATGTCAGCAACAATTATAAGCTTGCCGCAGTTGTAGCCAAAGCCAAAGCCAACAATATGCCGAATGACACGATTGAGAGAGGTATCAAGAAGGCGGCCGGGGACGCGGGCAATGTCAACTATGAGTATGTTACATATGAGGGTTATGGACCGAGCGGGATTGCCATTATCGTCGATGCGCTCACCGACAATAAGAACCGCACGGCAGCCAACGTGAGAAGCGCTTTTACCAAAGGTCATGGAAACATTGGCACACAGGGATGCGTTTCGTTTATGTTCGATAAAAAAGGACAGATCATTATCGACAAAGAAGAATATGATGCAGACGCAGATGATCTGATGATGACAGCGCTCGATGCGGGGGCGGAAGACTTTTCCGAGGAAGAGGACAGCTACGAGATCATTACCGGTCCCGACGATTTTGAAGGGGTGAGGAAGGCGCTGGAGGAGGCGGGGATTGTCATGGCTTCCGCAGAAGTGACGATGATCCCGCAAACTTATGTGGAACTGAAAGAGGAAGCGGATATTAAAAATTTACAGAGAACGCTCGACTTGCTCGATGATGATGATGACGTGCAGGCAGTATATACGAACTGGGATGAATAA
- a CDS encoding CFI-box-CTERM domain-containing protein, translating to MKYREGRCPKCNEVMQIPEDRDKIICMFCGQEFSVRESADAAMASYEHVLEDFRGRVDSLFADADRTVKGFQRTVYAERFESYLAEQRDNLTLMRSMIDVAVDRRRAAQEIAQVVVDSAARAMESMKGKIGREATQMNRNMYMVTFLLPALLYQEKEKYTDLADAICEKWSQTFKNSNIHAADYDTLISGFKRKLCYITTAVCEGLNKPSDCYELNLLKAYRDNYLTALPGGEAMIAQYYDMAPTIIKRVNKRKDHEDVYRYLYETYIKPCVQLIEQQRNEECREKYEEMVEMLRAEYL from the coding sequence ATGAAATACAGAGAGGGCAGATGCCCGAAGTGTAACGAAGTAATGCAAATACCGGAGGACAGAGACAAGATCATCTGTATGTTTTGCGGTCAGGAATTTTCTGTGAGGGAAAGCGCGGACGCGGCGATGGCATCGTATGAACATGTGCTGGAAGACTTCAGGGGAAGGGTCGATTCCCTGTTTGCCGATGCGGACCGGACTGTAAAGGGATTTCAGAGAACTGTGTATGCGGAGCGATTTGAAAGTTATCTTGCGGAGCAGAGAGATAATCTGACACTGATGCGCAGTATGATAGATGTTGCCGTTGACAGGAGACGGGCAGCGCAGGAGATCGCGCAGGTCGTCGTGGACAGTGCAGCCAGGGCGATGGAGTCCATGAAAGGCAAAATCGGCAGAGAAGCCACACAGATGAACCGGAATATGTATATGGTGACTTTTCTACTTCCCGCTCTTCTGTATCAGGAAAAAGAAAAATATACGGACTTGGCGGATGCGATCTGTGAGAAGTGGTCGCAGACATTTAAAAACAGCAATATTCATGCTGCGGATTATGACACGCTGATCAGCGGTTTTAAGCGCAAACTCTGTTATATCACGACGGCGGTATGCGAAGGGCTCAACAAACCGTCCGACTGTTATGAATTGAATCTCCTGAAGGCGTATCGGGACAACTATCTGACTGCATTGCCGGGTGGGGAGGCGATGATTGCACAGTATTATGATATGGCGCCAACGATTATCAAGCGCGTCAATAAGAGAAAAGATCACGAAGATGTCTACCGATATTTGTACGAGACTTATATCAAACCATGCGTGCAGTTGATCGAACAACAGAGAAACGAAGAGTGCCGGGAAAAGTATGAGGAAATGGTAGAGATGCTGCGGGCGGAATATCTGTGA
- the argH gene encoding argininosuccinate lyase, whose protein sequence is MAQLWGGRFTGETDRLVYQFNASISFDRKLFLQDIEGSIAHVIMLAKQNILTQEEKDAIVKGLTQIREEVEGGQLVITDEFEDIHSFVEASLIDKIGDTGKKLHTGRSRNDQVALDMRLYTRTVVLESEHLLKELLGTLLSMMEEHLDTYMPGFTHLQKAQPITLAHHLGAYFEMFKRDLLRMKDIYRRMNYCPLGSGALAGTTYPLDRGYTASLLGFEGPTLNSMDSVADRDYLIEYLAAAATIMMHLSRFCEEIIIWNSNEYQFVEIDDAYSTGSSIMPQKKNPDIAELVRGKTGRVYGALMSLLTMMKGIPLAYNKDMQEDKELAFDAMETVKSSLTLFQGMLKTMRFHTDVMAASAVNGFTNATDAADYLVGKGVPFRDAHGIIGRLVLYCIDKNTSIDALTIEELQSVSPVFETDIYDAISLKTCVERRLTVGAPGQQAMQQAIAVGRKFLEEECNVRGEYYSFRGEE, encoded by the coding sequence ATGGCACAGCTTTGGGGCGGACGCTTTACGGGAGAGACAGACCGGCTTGTCTATCAGTTTAATGCGTCCATATCGTTTGATCGGAAATTGTTTTTACAGGATATTGAAGGAAGCATCGCCCATGTGATCATGCTGGCGAAGCAGAATATACTGACGCAGGAAGAGAAAGATGCCATTGTCAAGGGGCTGACGCAGATTCGGGAAGAGGTGGAGGGCGGACAGCTTGTGATCACGGACGAATTTGAGGATATTCACAGCTTTGTGGAGGCCAGTCTGATCGATAAGATCGGTGATACCGGCAAGAAACTGCATACCGGCAGGAGCAGGAACGATCAGGTGGCACTGGACATGAGACTGTATACAAGAACAGTGGTACTGGAGTCGGAGCATCTGCTGAAAGAACTGCTCGGCACACTGCTCTCAATGATGGAAGAGCATCTGGATACTTATATGCCGGGATTTACGCATTTGCAGAAAGCGCAGCCAATTACGCTGGCCCATCATCTGGGCGCTTATTTTGAGATGTTCAAACGGGATCTTCTGCGTATGAAAGACATATACAGGCGCATGAACTATTGCCCGCTCGGCAGCGGTGCGCTGGCGGGGACGACATACCCGCTTGACCGCGGATATACGGCTTCTCTGCTTGGATTCGAAGGGCCGACGCTGAACAGTATGGATTCTGTGGCCGACAGAGACTATCTGATCGAATATCTGGCGGCTGCGGCTACGATTATGATGCATCTGAGTCGTTTCTGTGAAGAGATTATCATCTGGAACAGCAACGAATATCAGTTCGTGGAGATCGACGATGCGTATTCCACAGGCAGCAGTATCATGCCTCAGAAAAAAAATCCGGACATCGCGGAACTCGTCAGAGGAAAGACAGGCCGGGTCTATGGGGCGCTGATGTCGCTGCTGACGATGATGAAGGGAATTCCGCTGGCATACAATAAAGATATGCAGGAGGATAAGGAACTGGCGTTTGATGCCATGGAGACAGTAAAAAGTTCACTGACGCTGTTTCAGGGGATGCTGAAGACGATGCGTTTTCACACAGATGTGATGGCGGCGAGCGCTGTCAACGGGTTTACGAATGCCACCGATGCGGCAGATTACCTCGTTGGTAAGGGAGTGCCGTTTCGGGATGCGCATGGGATCATCGGCAGGCTGGTCTTATACTGTATCGATAAAAACACGAGCATTGATGCACTGACAATAGAAGAACTGCAGTCAGTCAGCCCGGTATTTGAGACCGATATTTATGACGCTATCAGTCTGAAGACCTGTGTGGAGAGACGTCTGACAGTCGGCGCGCCGGGGCAGCAGGCGATGCAGCAGGCAATCGCAGTCGGCAGGAAGTTTCTGGAAGAGGAATGTAACGTAAGAGGAGAATATTATAGTTTCAGAGGAGAGGAATAA